The DNA sequence AGGAGAAGTGGAAGATGGAAAGAGAAGGGCATTTTCCTGATAGTGGAAGATTTTGGGAGTTAATGAGAATTTTGTTTGAAGCTAGTTGGCGTTTTCAAGCCCGTGATCCTATTTTACCTCCTCGCAGTCTCTGGGATTTAGCTCAATTATTACAAGCGATAAGATTAGATACTTTTATCACTGCACCTTTTACTTTTATGACGGTAGCTGATGCTTTAAGATTACTGGGTTTAGCCCATGATAAAAGGTTAAAAACTTTCCTTGATATGCAGTTAAAGTTATATTCTCAAGTGGATACAGAGGAAACGGCTTTATTGTATGCGGCTACTGCTTTATCTGTTTCTCAAGAGCCTCAAGGATTATACCATCTTCAGGGTAGTATGCAAGTGTTGTGCGATCGCCTCGAAGAAGGTTTAAATAAACATGGCGGAAAACTGCTAATGAGGCACAAAGTGGATAAAATTCATACGGAAAGAGGTAAAGCGGTGGGAATAAGGGTAAAAAATCTCAAGACTGGGGAAATAAAAGAAGAAAAAGCAGATTATGTCATCGGTAATGTCACAGTAAATAACTTAGTAACAATGACAGAAAATATTTCCCGTGGTTATGCCCAAAGGGTGAAAAAATTACCTCCTGCATCTGGTGCTTTTGTGGTGTATTTGGGAGTTGATGAGTCCGCCATTCCTTCTAATTGCCCTCCCCATTTACAGTTTTTATATGATTATGAAGGGGAAATCGGGGAAATTAATTCTTTGTTTGTCTCTGTCAGTAAACCCGGAGATGGTAGAGCCCCTGAAGGCAAAGCAACCATTATCGCTTCTTCTTTTACCGATGTTAATCGTTGGTGGAATATTTCTCAAGCAGAATATCAAGCTCTCAAACTTAATTATACTCAAGATGCGATCGCACGTTTGGCAGAATATTTTAATCTTACTCCCGAAACCATTATTCATCAAGAAAGTGCAACTCCCGTAACTTTTGCTAATTATACAGCTAGAGAAAAAGGAATTGTTGGCGGAATTGGTCAAAGAATCAATACTTTTGGCCCCTTTG is a window from the Cyanobacterium sp. Dongsha4 genome containing:
- the crtD gene encoding C-3',4' desaturase CrtD, whose translation is MGHKEKVIVVGAGIGGLTAGALLARYGYDVTIYDQAIVSGGCASTFKRKGFIFDVGATQVAGLEAGGIHHRVFQELGVDLPFATNCDPACAVFLPQEKQPIMVWRNQEKWKMEREGHFPDSGRFWELMRILFEASWRFQARDPILPPRSLWDLAQLLQAIRLDTFITAPFTFMTVADALRLLGLAHDKRLKTFLDMQLKLYSQVDTEETALLYAATALSVSQEPQGLYHLQGSMQVLCDRLEEGLNKHGGKLLMRHKVDKIHTERGKAVGIRVKNLKTGEIKEEKADYVIGNVTVNNLVTMTENISRGYAQRVKKLPPASGAFVVYLGVDESAIPSNCPPHLQFLYDYEGEIGEINSLFVSVSKPGDGRAPEGKATIIASSFTDVNRWWNISQAEYQALKLNYTQDAIARLAEYFNLTPETIIHQESATPVTFANYTAREKGIVGGIGQRINTFGPFGFANRTPIKNLWLVGDSTHPGEGTAGVSYSALTVVKSIMKF